One window from the genome of Candidatus Didemnitutus sp. encodes:
- a CDS encoding LacI family DNA-binding transcriptional regulator: MVESMLSTPSLPLEDSSSERPTLAAVARAANVSLATASYAIRGDPKISGATRQRICAIAKRIGYTPNPELGRLMFLLRDRHRPQIKATLAVLTLKGNSTVLGEFGGELRRGMRERAEALGFALDTVEVDPTQMGRARVTQILASRGVRGVILGPLAEAVDCRDLLDWDQFSAVAVTNLVRSPSLARVTPHYFQIAELALRRLAGAGYRRVAWVGRGASEESAGALSLAAHSLAQRGVGVDLVSLPPGVCADEIAAQLRRSDVDALLVPDAKAAEEVAGIGRAADVGRLICALDVPSGGRWSGVIQKPRAVGQLALEALARQIQVGERGSASGAAVTMIEGVWTDAAPQSFKNATPLAPAGVRARAS, translated from the coding sequence ATGGTTGAATCGATGCTGTCGACGCCTTCGCTCCCGTTGGAGGATTCGTCTTCCGAGCGCCCCACCTTGGCCGCCGTGGCGCGAGCCGCGAACGTCTCGCTCGCCACCGCTTCGTATGCGATCCGCGGCGACCCGAAAATCTCCGGCGCGACGCGACAGCGCATCTGCGCGATCGCAAAACGCATCGGCTACACCCCCAATCCGGAACTGGGTCGACTGATGTTTTTGCTGCGGGACCGGCACCGTCCGCAAATCAAGGCAACGCTGGCGGTGCTGACGCTCAAGGGAAACTCGACGGTGTTGGGCGAGTTCGGCGGCGAGCTGCGGCGGGGAATGCGCGAGCGCGCCGAAGCGCTCGGCTTTGCGCTGGATACGGTGGAGGTCGATCCGACGCAGATGGGGCGCGCCCGGGTGACGCAGATCCTGGCATCGCGTGGCGTCCGCGGCGTGATCCTTGGTCCGTTGGCGGAGGCGGTGGATTGCCGGGACTTGCTCGATTGGGATCAGTTCTCCGCCGTCGCGGTGACGAATCTCGTGCGTTCGCCGAGCCTCGCGCGGGTCACCCCGCACTATTTTCAAATCGCGGAGCTCGCGCTTCGGCGCCTGGCCGGGGCCGGCTATCGCCGGGTGGCGTGGGTGGGCCGTGGCGCCAGCGAAGAGAGCGCCGGTGCGCTTTCGCTCGCCGCACACAGTCTCGCACAACGCGGCGTCGGGGTGGATCTGGTCTCGCTGCCTCCGGGCGTCTGCGCCGACGAGATTGCGGCGCAGCTGCGTCGATCGGATGTGGATGCGCTGCTCGTGCCGGACGCGAAAGCAGCGGAGGAGGTGGCGGGCATTGGGCGCGCCGCCGACGTGGGGCGCTTGATCTGCGCGCTCGACGTTCCATCGGGCGGGCGGTGGAGCGGTGTGATCCAAAAGCCGCGCGCGGTCGGTCAGCTTGCGCTCGAGGCGCTCGCGCGCCAGATCCAAGTCGGCGAACGCGGCTCCGCGTCGGGAGCGGCAGTCACGATGATCGAGGGCGTGTGGACTGACGCGGCGCCCCAATCTTTCAAAAATGCCACGCCTCTCGCCCCTGCGGGCGTGCGGGCGCGCGCTTCCTGA